A genomic segment from Ananas comosus cultivar F153 unplaced genomic scaffold, ASM154086v1, whole genome shotgun sequence encodes:
- the LOC109704861 gene encoding disease resistance protein RPM1-like: protein MAEAVVSSLLLNIGATLASEATKAATSRLLTRISAMRDLVEDISDIKGELESMLSFLRIAERLKEKDESTKTIIKQTRDLAFDIEDIIDGFTYKLGEEQGGVLPKTIKRCRNITTWRRLSKRLNKIKVKLRNIKERRERYDTKGMENEARPLIAVGGSESHAELAHFVEEDDIVGIDEYRDLLLRWLKDEDEQQRQHMTISVLGMGGLGKTTLVTHVYNIIKASFDACAWVAVSQSYETRDLLRHILKEFCREDRGKREVRNNIDTMDYRSLVEEIRTYLQCKNYILILDDVWSTDVMDNIKNALLNSNSKSRIVLTTRIRDVALLADEHRLFELKTLEANPSWDLFCKNAFWKSAKKICPPPLEQCAKKIVEKCGGLPLAIVSIARLLSFRKQTGSEWEKIYKDLEWYLTNNESKLHGKVHDILKLSLDDLPHYLRNCFLYCSSFPEDYTIDSVWLIRLWVAEGFIEERGITMEEMAEDYLNELVHRCLLQVVKRNEVGRVCACRMHDIIRVLALSESKELSFCMVYEHSPIILQGSKARRLSVIRNITNYRTEDESHLRSVLIFKDSMSYDLLKSVLRSSKFLRVLELQGALIEKLPSEICNLFNLHYLCLQETKIKELPRSIGKLRNLQILDIVSNKIKKLPKGITELQKLRHLNLPYNLDKNINAIAGIWRLKGLQTLEYIKATTEIVRNVEALTELRSFSIKGVRTHHCADLWNSITKMNHLNYLEVRSVRGQELQQLGTLRLPSPIKELWLCGELDKTSLPELATSFGSLTNLTRLSLFYAKLDEDTFPYLQALPALMLLNLFSAYDGMKLHFQATSFPKLKELYITDASKLSQVEIERGAMPNLNKLELYCCPELKELPRGIEYLTTLQDLFISYPAEELVELLLGGGGGEGDHSNDWRTRVRHIPNFTISFKRDRKVVEERIQ from the coding sequence ATGGCGGAGGCTGTGGTAAGCTCATTACTCCTAAATATCGGTGCGACCTTAGCTAGTGAAGCAACTAAAGCAGCAACATCACGATTACTAACACGGATATCAGCAATGAGAGACCTTGTGGAGGATATAAGTGACATTAAGGGTGAGCTTGAGAGCATGCTATCCTTCCTACGGATTGCAGAAAGATTAAAAGAGAAGGATGAGAGCACAAAAACCATCATAAAACAAACAAGAGACTTGGCTTTTGACATTGAGGATATTATAGATGGGTTCACATACAAGCTCGGTGAAGAGCAAGGAGGGGTCCTGCCTAAAACAATCAAGAGGTGCAGAAATATAACAACTTGGCGTCGCCTTAGCAAGAGGCTTAACAAAATCAAAGTTAAGCTTCGAAACATTAAGGAAAGAAGGGAGCGATATGATACGAAAGGAATGGAAAATGAAGCAAGACCTCTAATAGCTGTTGGTGGTAGCGAAAGCCATGCAGAATTAGCGCATTTTGTCGAGGAGGATGATATCGTGGGTATTGACGAGTACAGGGACTTGTTGCTCAGATGGTTAAAAGATGAGGATGAGCAGCAACGACAGCACATGACAATCTCCGTATTAGGGATGGGTGGTCTAGGGAAGACCACTCTCGTGACTCATGTGTACAATATCATCAAAGCTTCCTTTGATGCTTGTGCCTGGGTTGCTGTATCTCAAAGTTATGAGACTCGTGATTTGCTTAGACATATCTTAAAAGAGTTCTGTAGGGAAGATCGTGGGAAAAGAGAAGTGCGTAACAACATTGATACCATGGATTACAGAAGCTTGGTTGAGGAAATCCGCACTTACTTGCAGTGTAAAAACTATATACTCATTCTGGATGATGTTTGGAGTACTGATGTAATGGATAATATAAAGAATGCACTTCTGAATAGTAATAGCAAGAGTAGAATAGTTCTCACAACAAGGATTCGCGATGTAGCACTACTAGCTGACGAGCACCGTTTGTTTGAGCTAAAGACGCTAGAGGCAAATCCTTCGTGGGATTTGTTTTGTAAAAATGCATTTTGGAAAAGTGCAAAAAAGATTTGCCCTCCACCTTTAGAACAATGTGCTAAAAAAATTGTCGAGAAGTGCGGTGGCTTGCCCCTTGCTATCGTATCTATAGCCCGTCTCTTATCATTTCGAAAACAAACCGGTTCTGAATGGGAGAAGATTTATAAAGATCTTGAGTGGTATCTAACTAACAACGAATCGAAGCTCCATGGAAAAGTACATGACATTTTGAAACTTAGTTTGGACGATCTTCCCCATTATCTTCGAAATTGCTTCTTATATTGTTCTAGTTTTCCGGAAGACTATACAATTGACAGTGTCTGGCTCATAAGGCTTTGGGTGGCTGAAGGGTTCATTGAAGAAAGAGGAATAACGATGGAGGAAATGGCCGAGGACTACCTTAACGAACTTGTTCATCGCTGTCTACTACAAGTGGTTAAGAGGAACGAAGTCGGTAGAGTTTGTGCATGTCGAATGCATGACATCATTCGAGTCCTCGCTCTTTCGGAGTCAAAGGAGTTAAGCTTCTGCATGGTTTACGAGCATTCACCGATAATATTGCAGGGATCCAAAGCACGCCGCTTGTCAGTCATAAGAAATATAACAAATTATCGTACTGAAGACGAATCTCATTTGCGTTCAGTACTTATTTTCAAAGATTCCATGAGCTATGATTTGCTGAAGTCGGTCTTAagatcatcaaaatttttacgTGTCTTGGAACTACAAGGAGCGCTAATCGAGAAACTACCGAGTGAGATCTGTAACCTCTTCAACCTGCATTATCTATGCTTgcaagaaacaaaaattaaggAGCTTCCAAGATCAATCGGGAAGCTACGAAATCTGCAAATATTAGATAtagtttcaaataaaataaaaaagctacCAAAGGGAATAACAGAGCTTCAAAAGTTGAGACATCTAAATTTGCCCTACAATTTGGATAAGAACATCAACGCAATCGCAGGAATATGGCGCTTGAAGGGCTTGCAGACTTTAGAATATATTAAAGCAACTACGGAGATTGTGCGGAATGTAGAAGCTTTGACAGAGTTGCGGTCATTTTCAATAAAGGGCGTAAGAACCCATCACTGTGCAGACTTGTGGAATAGTATCACAAAGATGAACCATCTTAACTATTTAGAGGTCAGAAGTGTACGTGGGCAAGAATTACAGCAGTTGGGCACCCTGCGCCTACCTTCGCCAATTAAAGAATTATGGTTGTGCGGTGAATTGGACAAAACCTCACTCCCTGAGCTTGCCACGTCCTTTGGGTCTCTAACAAACCTAACCAGATTATCacttttttatgcaaaattggATGAAGATACGTTTCCTTACCTGCAAGCACTGCCCGCGTTGATGCTTCTCAACCTTTTTTCGGCATATGACGGCATGAAGTTGCACTTCCAAGCAACATCATTCCCGAAGCTAAAGGAATTGTACATAACAGATGCCTCGAAGCTTAGTCAGGTGGAAATAGAAAGAGGGGCAATGCCAAACCTGAATAAGCTAGAACTATACTGTTGCCCCGAGCTAAAGGAGCTGCCCCGCGGTATCGAGTACCTTACCACCCTTCAGGATTTATTCATTAGCTATCCAGCAGAGGAACTTGTTGAACTGCTtctaggaggaggaggaggagaaggcgacCACAGCAATGACTGGCGCACGAGGGTTCGCCACATCCCGAATTTTACTATTTCATTCAAACGAGACCGCAAGGTTGTCGAAGAAAGGATTCAATGA